The proteins below come from a single Gemmatimonadaceae bacterium genomic window:
- a CDS encoding protein kinase, with amino-acid sequence MTDLAVQSGVGGGGWPHELDGEYDCLGELGRGGMAVVYRARERALGREVAVKVVRPRFHTDSESVARLAREARTVAQLEHPNIVSLHAVKPLTNGLALVMQLVPGRTLKDALSRGALSPSESELVLRDIARALAYAHRCGVVHRDVKPENIFLDEITGRALLSDFGVARSIEENTELTATGTAIGTPTYMSPEQIDGGHLDGRSDLYSLGMVGWEMLSGQRPWAGESLYSVIYRQKHDPLPPLDFLRNDVPAKLQYLIEGLMHKNPDRRWASAARFLTLLSGDDNVPGLKEWVAAAKKRRRSGAYRPVTPARNPSHSPSANPAMSTVKFRRDDEGATAEAGVPSPDERQAIPIGDADATQRLARSPAWGAPAVHPPDQLSAAPRRRTLWWVGGAMAAAVVTIALVARQRQLEPTRVLPDSAHFADGSQVEVPVVPPTDSATLPAISPAESLARASGALTHRDSLQLRRGGNVDSLRALAAAELAGRSTPSGIPDRRFPAGTPATGASALPPGISASSTATATSTGSVATSGRDTAARDAFVAVSFPADRGVIAAGGRHSCMLDEAGKARCWGNNERGQLGDGSFDAHAEPAAIVGDFTLNSISAGVWHSCGVAREGEVYCWGSNDAGQLGDGTTSPRSAPVRVNGNASFRQVRAGASHSCGLTRGGAVACWGSNAQGQLGDGSRATHTTPVAVPLGMQAGAIAVGRAHTCALTLDGTAWCWGQNDAGQLGDGSSTARATPVQVATDQRFVSIAAGNQHTCAVSTSGTIWCWGRNNFGQLGDGSTTDATTPQSVDASLSFATVTAGQLHSCARARDGRAFCWGRNTYGQLGDGGSADRSRPVPVRGGTAYASVNASGAHTCAVTAGGEGFCWGYNIDGQLGGGDRENASAPARVLPSSR; translated from the coding sequence ATGACAGACCTGGCAGTCCAGAGCGGGGTCGGGGGCGGCGGGTGGCCGCACGAACTGGACGGGGAGTACGACTGCCTCGGCGAGTTGGGGCGTGGCGGGATGGCGGTCGTCTATCGCGCCCGGGAACGGGCGCTCGGGCGCGAGGTGGCGGTCAAGGTCGTGCGCCCGCGCTTCCACACCGACAGCGAGTCGGTGGCGCGCCTCGCGCGCGAGGCGCGAACGGTCGCCCAGCTCGAGCATCCCAACATCGTCTCGCTGCATGCGGTCAAGCCGCTCACCAACGGCCTTGCGCTGGTGATGCAGCTGGTGCCCGGGCGTACGCTCAAGGATGCGCTGTCGCGCGGCGCGCTCTCGCCCAGCGAGTCGGAGCTTGTGCTGCGCGACATTGCGCGCGCCTTGGCGTACGCGCATCGCTGCGGCGTGGTGCACCGCGACGTGAAGCCCGAGAACATCTTCCTCGACGAGATCACCGGCCGCGCCCTCCTCTCCGACTTCGGCGTCGCCCGCTCCATCGAGGAGAACACCGAGCTCACGGCGACCGGCACCGCGATCGGGACGCCCACCTACATGTCGCCCGAGCAGATCGACGGGGGGCACCTCGACGGGCGCAGCGACCTCTATTCGTTAGGCATGGTGGGGTGGGAGATGCTCTCCGGCCAGCGTCCATGGGCCGGCGAGTCGCTCTACTCCGTCATCTATCGACAGAAGCACGACCCGCTCCCGCCGCTCGACTTCTTGCGCAACGACGTCCCGGCCAAGCTGCAGTACCTGATCGAGGGGTTGATGCACAAGAACCCCGATCGTCGCTGGGCCAGCGCGGCGCGCTTCCTCACCCTCCTGAGCGGCGACGACAACGTCCCCGGGCTCAAGGAGTGGGTCGCGGCCGCCAAGAAGCGTCGTCGCTCCGGCGCCTACCGCCCGGTCACGCCGGCGCGCAATCCATCGCATTCGCCCTCGGCGAACCCCGCGATGTCGACGGTCAAGTTCCGCCGTGACGACGAGGGGGCGACCGCCGAAGCGGGGGTACCCTCCCCCGACGAACGGCAGGCCATCCCGATCGGCGACGCGGACGCGACGCAGCGCCTGGCGCGCAGCCCGGCGTGGGGCGCGCCAGCCGTCCATCCCCCTGACCAACTGTCGGCAGCGCCACGACGGCGCACGCTCTGGTGGGTGGGGGGCGCGATGGCGGCGGCGGTCGTGACGATCGCCCTCGTCGCCCGCCAGCGGCAACTGGAGCCAACGCGCGTCCTTCCGGACTCGGCGCACTTCGCCGATGGATCGCAGGTCGAGGTACCCGTGGTTCCTCCGACGGACTCGGCAACGCTGCCCGCGATCTCGCCAGCGGAGTCGCTGGCGCGCGCATCGGGCGCCCTCACGCATCGCGATTCGTTGCAGCTGCGGCGCGGCGGCAACGTGGATTCGCTGCGGGCCCTGGCAGCCGCCGAGCTGGCGGGACGCTCGACTCCATCGGGGATTCCCGACAGGCGGTTCCCCGCGGGGACGCCGGCGACCGGCGCGTCGGCGCTCCCCCCCGGTATCAGCGCGAGTTCCACCGCAACCGCCACCTCCACGGGGAGCGTGGCGACGTCGGGCCGCGACACCGCCGCGCGCGACGCGTTCGTCGCCGTCAGCTTCCCCGCCGATCGCGGCGTGATTGCGGCTGGCGGGCGCCATTCGTGCATGCTCGACGAGGCCGGCAAGGCGCGCTGCTGGGGGAACAACGAGCGCGGACAGCTGGGCGACGGGAGCTTCGACGCCCACGCCGAGCCCGCGGCGATCGTGGGTGACTTCACCCTCAACTCCATTTCGGCCGGCGTGTGGCACTCCTGCGGCGTCGCGCGCGAGGGCGAGGTGTACTGCTGGGGGAGCAACGACGCCGGACAACTGGGAGACGGCACAACATCGCCCCGCTCGGCACCGGTGCGCGTGAACGGGAATGCCAGCTTCCGCCAGGTGCGCGCTGGTGCGTCGCACTCCTGCGGCCTCACTCGCGGCGGCGCGGTCGCGTGCTGGGGGAGCAATGCGCAGGGACAGCTGGGTGACGGGTCGCGTGCCACGCATACCACGCCGGTCGCCGTGCCGCTCGGGATGCAGGCGGGGGCCATCGCCGTCGGGCGTGCGCACACCTGCGCGCTGACGCTCGACGGAACGGCGTGGTGCTGGGGACAGAACGACGCCGGGCAACTGGGCGATGGAAGCTCCACGGCTCGCGCCACGCCGGTGCAGGTGGCAACTGACCAGCGCTTTGTCTCCATCGCCGCCGGGAACCAGCATACGTGCGCCGTCTCCACGTCGGGGACCATCTGGTGCTGGGGGCGGAACAACTTCGGCCAGCTGGGCGACGGCAGCACGACCGACGCGACCACGCCGCAGAGCGTGGACGCGTCGCTCTCGTTTGCCACGGTGACCGCCGGCCAGCTGCACAGCTGCGCGCGCGCCCGCGACGGCCGCGCCTTCTGCTGGGGGCGCAACACCTATGGCCAACTGGGCGACGGCGGGTCGGCCGATCGTTCGCGTCCGGTGCCGGTGCGCGGCGGGACGGCGTACGCCTCGGTGAATGCCAGCGGCGCGCACACCTGTGCCGTCACCGCCGGTGGCGAGGGCTTCTGCTGGGGATACAACATCGACGGGCAACTGGGCGGGGGCGATCGCGAGAACGCGAGTGCCCCGGCGCGCGTGCTGCCGTCAAGTCGTTAG
- a CDS encoding Ig-like domain-containing protein: MLTVRTSGESRAATLARRRRRAVLAVAYALLLGSCESPFAPDDQTVDRLDPNPVALTMTVGEARNVSIRVVDASGKALDGREVFWSSQNPAVATVTQAGLVTAVAQGNTQVAASAGGKSALIPVTINARPVTVVRVTPTSATVLAGTTTALTAEPLDAGGQTVQGRVAIWSTSSAAIATVTSTGVVTGVSAGVANITATVDGIAGTSVVTVQPVPVASILLTPSTGSIIVGQSLQLSATPRDAANNPLVGRVIAWSSNAPTVASVSSTGLVTALATGTATITATSEGKSATSRITVSLVPVDTVSVTPMTTTLAAGQTQQLTARIVDNAGNVLVGRAVTWNTDQPAIATVSASGLVTALTGGRATITATAEGKSGTATINVTPVPVAFIDIAPPSGTLTVGGKLQLTATTRDANRNVLPGRGVTWISGAPSVATVTQEGLVTAVGTGSALIFAASEGVSTSITITVSSVGVATVRMTPASGTVTQGKTLQLTATPLDAQGAPITGRTVTWNSSAPATASVSSTGLVTGIAAGMANITATIDGVVGTVPVTVTPTPVASATIIPSTPTLTVGTTLALTLLLADSSGAPLSLVGRNIGWSVSNQAVASVNTNGVVTAVSPGTVTVQATVESVIAQASVTVTNVPVASVNVTPNTAALQLGQKQALTAVARDAGGNILTGRPVTWTSSNPAVATIPGIPTDTNTATAVGTGSATIRATVGSVTGVSSISVTSVPIATITVTPSPVNVEELNTTQLTATARDAGGNILTGRTLVWSSNNNTVASVSQTGLVTANIPGTVTITASAPGQGAGGSNPPPGTSAVTVTYAPVAVATITPNNPTVTVGQTTQPVVTLTSAGGQTLSAAGRTVGWSIVTTPAGAATINATSGLVTGVAAGTGTITVTASSPGQATPVNATAALSISTAQIARIAFTPFTGTLHIGNAYSRVVTATAFDAANNPLPGRLIAWSTENAGISVSANSSTNGQVTITGNNTPATVKVYAQAQGASGTVTDSIAVPTDFVAIGPASTVTTAAADSVIPGAANARTYVSTPRDSAGNVVSGAALGGRTPTWSLAAGAIFASFTSSGATAIVTPNAPGLVTVQANWSTAQPTAVLKILTPVNNVLITVAPADSFYIGGSAAVVATARDAANSAIAGRLLTLTPSTTAVTVGTGSGTGSISTTVTGVSAPGGRVVVTLTANVPFDNISNNTPVKVLAPVSSITVGPTGIDSIFVNGNLQATATLKDASGNTLTGRPVTWSTSNALIATAAQSGIITGVAAGSANILADAEGKQGTKALLVQEPVNSVAITTGDSSVFVGQTQQIAVVLRDRFNATITGRPVSYTAAPAGIVTISSSGLITAVAAGTANITASSEGKTSSAIPFVVSLAPVASVTVSSTQPPNVYPSHTFPAAVQAFDAANAPLGLSGRTIAWSSTNPAVATVTPTTSGTPTITALAIGTTTISATVDGVAATTPITVQVKPIPVASVTMTPTSANLQQGSSAFVFTPTARDSNGTAITGHTYTFTWSASNAKATVNASGSVTAVDSGVVNIIATATNQGTPTTPSPAGSAALTVTLIPIGSVAISPTSETVAMGATKSLLVDVRTASSGGIALSGRRCTIASDDINKVTAVPATPIPGSPQDGLTNALGQITVTITGIGPTRGVDAVVTATCEGVGSNKVSVVVP, translated from the coding sequence ATGCTGACCGTCCGCACCTCCGGTGAGTCCCGCGCGGCGACGCTCGCGCGGCGTCGACGCCGCGCGGTGCTGGCCGTCGCCTACGCGCTCCTCCTGGGATCGTGCGAATCGCCATTTGCGCCTGACGACCAGACGGTCGATCGACTCGATCCCAATCCGGTCGCGCTGACCATGACGGTCGGCGAGGCCCGCAACGTGAGCATCCGCGTCGTCGATGCGTCGGGCAAGGCGCTCGACGGGCGCGAGGTCTTCTGGTCTTCGCAGAACCCGGCCGTCGCCACGGTGACGCAGGCCGGGCTGGTGACCGCGGTGGCACAAGGCAACACGCAGGTCGCGGCGAGCGCGGGGGGCAAGTCGGCGCTGATCCCCGTAACGATCAACGCGCGCCCGGTCACCGTGGTGCGCGTGACGCCGACCAGCGCCACCGTCCTCGCCGGCACCACCACGGCATTGACCGCCGAGCCGCTCGATGCCGGCGGGCAGACCGTGCAGGGACGCGTTGCCATCTGGAGCACGAGCAGCGCCGCCATCGCCACGGTGACGTCCACCGGTGTCGTGACGGGGGTGTCGGCCGGGGTGGCGAACATCACGGCCACCGTGGACGGCATCGCCGGGACCTCGGTGGTGACGGTGCAGCCCGTCCCGGTGGCCTCGATCCTCCTCACGCCGAGTACCGGGTCGATCATCGTCGGCCAGTCGTTGCAGCTCTCGGCCACGCCGCGCGATGCGGCCAACAATCCACTCGTGGGACGGGTCATCGCCTGGAGTTCCAACGCCCCGACCGTCGCCTCCGTCTCCTCCACGGGGCTCGTCACCGCGCTGGCGACAGGGACGGCGACCATCACGGCGACGAGCGAGGGGAAGAGCGCCACCTCGCGCATCACCGTCTCCCTGGTCCCGGTCGACACGGTGAGCGTCACGCCGATGACGACCACGCTCGCCGCCGGCCAGACGCAGCAGCTCACCGCCCGCATCGTCGACAACGCCGGGAATGTCCTCGTCGGCCGCGCGGTCACCTGGAACACCGACCAGCCAGCGATCGCCACCGTGAGCGCGAGCGGGCTCGTCACCGCGCTCACCGGGGGGCGCGCCACGATCACCGCCACCGCCGAGGGGAAGTCGGGGACGGCGACCATCAACGTCACCCCGGTCCCCGTTGCCTTCATCGACATCGCTCCGCCGTCGGGGACGCTGACCGTCGGCGGCAAGTTGCAGCTCACGGCCACCACGCGGGACGCCAACCGCAACGTCCTCCCGGGGCGCGGCGTCACCTGGATCTCCGGCGCCCCCTCGGTGGCCACCGTGACCCAGGAGGGACTCGTCACCGCGGTGGGGACCGGCTCGGCGCTCATCTTCGCCGCCTCCGAGGGGGTATCGACGAGCATCACGATCACCGTGAGCAGCGTGGGGGTCGCCACCGTGCGCATGACGCCGGCCAGCGGCACCGTGACGCAGGGCAAGACGCTGCAGCTGACGGCGACGCCGCTCGATGCCCAGGGGGCGCCCATCACGGGTCGCACCGTCACGTGGAACTCCTCGGCACCCGCCACGGCGTCGGTCTCATCGACCGGGCTCGTGACAGGAATCGCTGCGGGGATGGCGAACATCACCGCCACCATCGATGGCGTGGTCGGCACCGTGCCCGTCACCGTGACGCCGACCCCGGTGGCCTCGGCGACGATTATTCCGTCCACGCCCACGCTCACCGTGGGGACGACACTGGCGCTGACGCTCCTGCTGGCCGACTCCAGCGGCGCGCCGCTGTCGCTCGTTGGGCGAAATATCGGATGGTCCGTGTCGAACCAGGCGGTGGCGAGCGTGAACACCAACGGCGTCGTGACCGCCGTGTCGCCGGGAACGGTCACCGTGCAGGCGACCGTCGAGTCTGTCATTGCCCAGGCAAGCGTCACCGTGACCAACGTGCCGGTGGCGAGCGTGAACGTGACGCCGAACACCGCCGCGTTGCAGCTGGGACAGAAGCAGGCGCTGACCGCGGTGGCGCGCGACGCCGGCGGCAACATCCTCACCGGGCGCCCGGTGACGTGGACGTCGAGCAATCCCGCCGTGGCCACCATACCCGGCATTCCGACCGATACCAATACCGCCACGGCCGTCGGCACCGGGTCGGCAACGATTCGCGCCACCGTCGGCTCCGTGACCGGCGTGTCGTCGATCTCCGTCACGTCGGTCCCGATCGCGACCATCACCGTCACCCCGTCGCCCGTCAACGTCGAGGAACTCAACACGACGCAGCTGACGGCGACAGCGCGCGACGCCGGAGGCAACATTCTGACTGGACGCACGCTCGTCTGGTCATCCAACAACAACACCGTGGCCTCGGTGAGCCAGACCGGGCTCGTGACGGCGAACATTCCGGGGACGGTCACCATCACGGCGTCGGCGCCGGGTCAGGGTGCGGGTGGCTCCAACCCGCCGCCGGGAACGTCGGCCGTGACGGTGACGTACGCGCCGGTCGCCGTGGCGACCATCACGCCGAACAACCCCACCGTCACCGTCGGGCAGACCACGCAGCCGGTCGTCACGCTGACGTCGGCGGGGGGGCAGACGCTGTCGGCCGCCGGCCGCACCGTGGGGTGGTCGATCGTGACAACGCCCGCCGGTGCGGCCACGATCAACGCGACGAGTGGCCTGGTGACAGGGGTCGCGGCCGGTACGGGGACGATCACCGTCACGGCCTCTTCACCGGGCCAGGCGACTCCGGTCAACGCGACTGCGGCACTCTCCATCTCGACGGCGCAGATCGCCCGCATCGCGTTCACGCCATTCACCGGGACGCTGCACATCGGGAACGCCTATTCTCGCGTCGTCACGGCGACTGCCTTCGACGCGGCCAACAATCCGTTGCCGGGACGCCTCATCGCCTGGTCCACCGAGAACGCCGGGATCTCCGTCTCGGCCAACAGCTCCACCAACGGCCAGGTGACCATCACCGGCAACAACACGCCGGCAACGGTAAAGGTCTACGCGCAGGCGCAGGGGGCGAGCGGTACCGTCACCGACTCCATCGCCGTCCCCACCGACTTCGTCGCGATCGGCCCTGCCTCCACGGTCACCACCGCCGCGGCCGACTCGGTGATCCCGGGGGCGGCAAACGCCCGCACCTATGTCTCCACCCCGCGCGACTCCGCGGGCAATGTCGTGAGCGGTGCCGCGTTAGGCGGGCGCACGCCGACCTGGTCGCTCGCGGCCGGCGCGATCTTCGCCTCGTTCACATCGTCAGGCGCAACGGCCATCGTCACGCCTAACGCCCCCGGGCTGGTCACCGTGCAGGCCAACTGGTCGACGGCGCAGCCCACCGCAGTGCTCAAGATCCTCACACCGGTGAACAACGTCCTGATCACCGTGGCGCCAGCCGACTCGTTCTATATCGGGGGAAGCGCCGCCGTGGTGGCGACCGCGCGCGATGCGGCCAACTCCGCCATCGCCGGGCGGCTCCTGACCCTCACTCCATCGACAACGGCAGTAACGGTAGGGACGGGGAGCGGCACAGGCTCCATCTCGACCACCGTGACCGGCGTGAGCGCCCCGGGCGGTCGCGTCGTCGTCACGCTCACGGCCAACGTGCCGTTCGACAACATCTCCAACAACACGCCAGTCAAGGTGCTCGCCCCCGTCAGCTCGATCACGGTTGGGCCGACCGGCATCGACTCGATCTTCGTCAACGGGAACCTGCAGGCGACGGCCACGCTCAAGGACGCCAGCGGAAACACGCTCACCGGGCGCCCGGTCACGTGGAGCACCTCCAACGCCCTCATCGCCACCGCCGCGCAGAGCGGGATCATCACCGGTGTCGCCGCGGGGAGCGCCAACATCCTGGCCGACGCCGAGGGGAAGCAGGGAACGAAGGCGCTCCTGGTGCAGGAGCCCGTCAACAGCGTGGCCATCACCACGGGCGACTCGTCGGTCTTCGTCGGACAGACGCAGCAGATTGCCGTCGTCCTGCGGGATCGCTTCAATGCAACCATCACCGGACGTCCGGTGAGCTACACGGCCGCTCCCGCCGGGATCGTGACGATCAGTTCGAGTGGTCTCATCACCGCTGTCGCGGCGGGTACGGCGAACATCACCGCCAGCTCGGAAGGCAAGACCTCGAGCGCCATCCCCTTCGTGGTGAGCCTGGCGCCGGTGGCGTCGGTCACGGTGTCGTCGACGCAGCCGCCTAACGTCTACCCGTCGCACACCTTCCCCGCCGCCGTGCAGGCGTTCGACGCGGCCAACGCGCCGCTGGGACTCAGCGGGCGCACCATCGCCTGGTCGTCGACCAACCCCGCGGTGGCCACCGTCACACCGACCACCAGCGGGACGCCCACCATCACCGCCCTTGCGATCGGGACCACGACGATCTCGGCGACGGTCGACGGCGTCGCCGCCACGACGCCGATCACCGTGCAGGTGAAGCCCATCCCGGTTGCCAGCGTGACCATGACGCCGACGAGTGCCAACCTGCAGCAGGGGTCGAGCGCTTTCGTCTTCACGCCCACGGCGCGCGACTCGAACGGGACCGCCATCACCGGGCACACCTACACCTTCACCTGGTCGGCCTCGAACGCGAAGGCGACGGTGAACGCCTCAGGCTCGGTGACT